Proteins from a genomic interval of Kitasatospora kifunensis:
- the pip gene encoding prolyl aminopeptidase has translation MEQYPAIEPYETGMLDVGDGHRVYWESCGNPEGTPALIVHGGPGSGNSPGSRRNWDPQRYRIIHLDQRHCGRSTPAASDPATPLTANTTRHLIADIEQLREHLGIERWVVYGSSWGTTVALVYAEAHPQRVRALILVYLLLARRGDLRWLYHEVGRYFPEQWQQFRSKVGIGHQDDLLAGYNQLLNESGDANVQREAARAWCDWEDTVRSLEPGWTPSARYQDPDFRMQFARLVTHYFSHDAWLTEDQILDDVHRLAGIPGVIIHGRVDTGNPVDMPWALAQGWPEADLRIMPGVGHTGHPPTLENILAATERFADAK, from the coding sequence ATGGAGCAGTACCCGGCGATCGAACCGTACGAGACGGGGATGCTGGACGTCGGCGACGGCCACCGGGTGTACTGGGAGAGCTGCGGGAACCCGGAGGGGACGCCCGCCCTCATCGTCCACGGCGGCCCCGGTTCGGGCAACTCCCCGGGGAGTCGGCGCAATTGGGATCCGCAGCGCTACCGCATCATCCACCTGGACCAGCGTCACTGCGGCCGCAGCACCCCCGCCGCCAGCGACCCGGCCACGCCGCTGACGGCCAACACGACACGTCATCTGATCGCCGACATCGAACAGTTGCGCGAGCATCTCGGGATCGAACGCTGGGTCGTCTACGGCAGCTCGTGGGGCACCACGGTGGCGCTGGTCTACGCCGAGGCGCATCCGCAGCGGGTGCGGGCGCTGATCCTGGTCTACCTGCTGCTCGCCCGCCGCGGCGACCTCCGCTGGCTCTACCACGAGGTGGGGCGCTACTTCCCCGAGCAGTGGCAGCAGTTCCGCTCCAAGGTGGGCATCGGGCACCAGGACGACCTGCTCGCCGGGTACAACCAGTTGCTCAACGAGAGCGGCGATGCGAACGTGCAGCGGGAGGCGGCCCGTGCGTGGTGCGACTGGGAGGACACCGTGCGCAGCCTGGAGCCGGGATGGACGCCGTCCGCGCGCTACCAGGACCCGGACTTCCGGATGCAGTTCGCCCGGCTGGTCACCCACTACTTCAGCCACGACGCCTGGCTGACTGAGGATCAGATCCTGGATGACGTCCACCGGTTGGCCGGTATCCCCGGAGTGATCATCCATGGCCGGGTGGACACCGGCAACCCGGTCGACATGCCCTGGGCGCTCGCACAGGGCTGGCCGGAGGCGGACCTGCGGATCATGCCCGGGGTGGGGCACACCGGGCACCCGCCGACCCTGGAGAACATCCTGGCCGCCACCGAGCGCTTCGCCGACGCCAAGTGA
- a CDS encoding SRPBCC family protein, protein METMTVERTIHAPIEEVFAWLTMTTNYTKSPLILRCRLTRRGEGAPYGVGAIRSHLWMIGWFRERITHYDPPYATEYVVDRSLPPARHEIGRMTFAEVEGGTQVRWTTRAEISVPLLGPLLTRHFARPIITRTFRNILDTANTALANTRSQQR, encoded by the coding sequence ATGGAAACCATGACGGTCGAACGCACCATCCACGCCCCGATCGAGGAGGTGTTCGCCTGGCTCACCATGACGACCAACTACACGAAGTCACCCCTGATCCTGCGCTGCCGCCTGACCCGGCGCGGTGAGGGCGCCCCCTACGGTGTCGGCGCGATCCGCAGCCACCTCTGGATGATCGGCTGGTTCCGGGAGCGCATCACCCACTACGACCCGCCGTACGCCACCGAGTACGTCGTCGACCGCAGCCTGCCGCCGGCCCGGCACGAAATCGGCCGCATGACCTTCGCCGAGGTCGAGGGCGGCACCCAGGTGCGCTGGACCACCCGCGCCGAGATCTCCGTCCCGCTGCTCGGCCCCCTGCTCACCCGGCACTTCGCCCGCCCGATCATCACCCGCACCTTCCGCAACATCCTCGACACCGCCAACACCGCCCTGGCCAACACCCGTAGCCAGCAGCGGTGA
- a CDS encoding phosphotransferase family protein, translating to MRRFAEAEDLSAVVRDALGAGCRIVGVDRLRGGSKKGAYRVRLDGGQRASVIVYSWANEENFWPGAAEDDLTDPFAPASGLVPFLAAQHTLAEVGARVPRLLLADDTKQRYPADLAVVEDIPGGTLEALFETDPARAEAALDELARTLDLMRHHHAPRYGRVDLLERGGIALGSSCEQLILDRARRDLEEAAGRDTRINAVRGQLDDRLQELRALVAPRAEYGLIHGELGPDHVLIDAEGQPVLIDIEGLMYFDTEWEHVFLRLRFAERYPALSRPGLDPRRLDLYGLAMHLSLVAGPLRLLDGDYPDRDFMHGIAEHNLRQALTLLP from the coding sequence ATGCGGAGATTCGCGGAAGCCGAGGACCTGTCAGCAGTGGTGCGCGACGCGCTGGGAGCGGGGTGCCGGATCGTCGGGGTGGACCGCTTGCGCGGAGGCAGCAAGAAGGGGGCGTACCGGGTCCGGCTCGACGGTGGCCAGAGGGCGAGCGTGATCGTCTACAGCTGGGCGAACGAGGAGAACTTCTGGCCCGGCGCCGCCGAGGACGACCTGACGGACCCGTTCGCGCCCGCCTCCGGTCTGGTGCCGTTCCTGGCCGCCCAGCACACCTTGGCCGAGGTCGGGGCGCGCGTGCCGCGTCTGCTGCTCGCAGACGACACCAAGCAGCGGTACCCGGCGGACCTAGCCGTGGTCGAGGACATCCCCGGCGGCACGCTGGAGGCACTCTTCGAGACCGACCCCGCCCGCGCCGAGGCCGCCCTGGACGAACTGGCCCGGACCCTCGACCTGATGCGGCACCACCACGCTCCCCGCTACGGCAGAGTGGACCTGCTGGAGCGCGGCGGCATCGCCCTCGGGAGCTCCTGCGAACAGCTGATCCTCGACCGGGCCCGGCGAGACCTCGAGGAGGCGGCGGGACGCGACACCAGGATCAATGCAGTACGCGGCCAACTCGACGACCGTCTGCAGGAGTTGCGGGCGCTGGTGGCCCCACGCGCCGAATACGGACTGATCCACGGAGAGCTCGGCCCCGACCACGTCCTGATAGACGCCGAAGGGCAGCCCGTCCTCATCGACATCGAGGGCCTGATGTACTTCGACACCGAGTGGGAACACGTCTTCCTGCGCCTTCGCTTCGCCGAGCGCTACCCGGCCCTCTCCCGGCCCGGCCTCGACCCGCGGCGCCTGGACCTCTACGGGCTGGCCATGCACCTCTCCCTGGTGGCCGGCCCCCTGCGCCTGCTCGACGGCGACTACCCCGACCGGGACTTCATGCATGGGATCGCCGAACACAACCTGCGGCAGGCACTGACCCTGCTTCCGTGA
- a CDS encoding preATP grasp domain-containing protein, with protein sequence MRILIGNHIDDSIRLKSDMASAVQRILWFAADGDLVVLPAPPDEDFLHYVTALTGVDAATLRIHVPPPGRFEHRLLDPRTLTDPGFVRAVAADLDEVSEVFALWPSPQVARLASELGLSHRLPGAAFTRQGGGELANSKAHFRALAAGAGVATAPGAVCHTAEEAAQAMTGLLARTGAVVVKQAHNGSGNGNEIVFAGDAPASGHVGARHLRRLGPGAVERYWSERWAWASAEGRFPVVVECLVPDAESLFTEYLVSDDAVLPTECGVLSYVGRRLDHQSVPLRHLGVDPAVLESLVTQGARLAQVYRAIGYRGFMSADAVADQAGVVRFTEMNAHVSGSVHIYDVIANRIVGVSAQPRRTVAEYAAPACWGTGGMRGFLATAQAIGCHYDPARRIGAILSAPIPAPRDGGPGEPAGLTQPAELAELAEIMVCLAYDTEETRDKLYERLDREFAAQSADPSCRPPY encoded by the coding sequence ATGCGGATCCTGATCGGCAATCACATCGACGACTCGATCCGGCTGAAGAGCGACATGGCGAGCGCCGTCCAGCGCATCCTGTGGTTCGCGGCCGACGGCGACCTGGTGGTCCTGCCGGCCCCGCCCGATGAGGACTTCCTGCACTACGTGACCGCGCTGACCGGCGTGGACGCCGCCACACTGCGCATCCACGTGCCGCCGCCAGGCCGGTTCGAGCACCGGCTGCTCGACCCCAGGACGCTGACCGACCCCGGCTTCGTGCGAGCGGTCGCGGCGGATCTGGACGAGGTCTCGGAGGTCTTCGCGCTCTGGCCCTCTCCGCAGGTCGCCCGGCTGGCCTCGGAGTTGGGGCTCTCGCACCGGTTGCCCGGTGCGGCCTTCACCCGCCAGGGCGGCGGTGAACTGGCCAACTCCAAGGCGCACTTCAGGGCGCTGGCCGCCGGAGCGGGCGTGGCCACCGCGCCCGGCGCCGTCTGCCACACGGCCGAGGAGGCGGCGCAGGCGATGACCGGGCTGCTCGCCCGTACCGGCGCCGTGGTGGTCAAGCAGGCCCACAACGGCTCCGGCAACGGCAACGAGATCGTCTTCGCGGGGGACGCCCCGGCGAGCGGGCACGTGGGGGCGCGTCATCTGCGCCGCCTGGGCCCGGGCGCCGTCGAGCGCTACTGGAGCGAGCGCTGGGCCTGGGCCTCGGCCGAGGGCCGGTTCCCCGTGGTGGTGGAGTGCCTGGTCCCGGACGCCGAGTCGCTCTTCACCGAGTACCTGGTGTCCGATGACGCGGTGCTGCCCACCGAGTGCGGAGTCCTGTCCTACGTGGGCCGACGACTCGACCACCAGAGCGTGCCGCTGCGGCACCTGGGCGTCGACCCGGCCGTGCTGGAGTCGCTGGTGACCCAGGGCGCCCGGCTGGCACAGGTGTACCGGGCGATCGGCTACCGCGGGTTCATGTCCGCCGACGCGGTGGCCGATCAAGCCGGGGTGGTCCGGTTCACCGAGATGAACGCCCACGTGTCGGGGTCGGTGCACATCTACGACGTGATCGCCAACCGGATCGTGGGCGTCTCGGCACAACCGCGGCGGACGGTCGCCGAGTACGCCGCCCCGGCCTGCTGGGGCACCGGCGGGATGCGGGGGTTCCTCGCGACGGCACAGGCGATCGGCTGCCACTACGACCCGGCCCGGCGGATCGGGGCCATCCTGTCCGCCCCGATCCCCGCGCCCCGCGACGGCGGGCCCGGCGAGCCCGCCGGGCTCACCCAGCCTGCCGAGCTCGCCGAGCTCGCCGAGATTATGGTCTGCCTCGCCTACGACACCGAGGAGACCCGCGACAAGCTCTACGAGCGGCTCGACCGGGAGTTCGCGGCGCAGTCCGCCGACCCGTCCTGCCGACCGCCGTACTGA
- a CDS encoding glycine amidinotransferase, whose amino-acid sequence MRLSSHDDFTSLREIIVGSAANYLSHERDVTFELFHHENLTGFRSDWAYPRLAAHGGATPQSWQIKHRYAEELHEDVEDLAATLASFGVTVHRPLPLPPDAAPIAGLGWQAAPTPALNIRDNTLILGEEIIETPPAIRSRYLETRLLSPVFTHYWQAGATWTTMPRPTLTDVSFDLSYARDATTTLGGPTESIDAPQPSSYDVGFEMMLDGAQVLRLGRDLVVNIAQENHRRGVDWLERHLGGRYRIHRVWRMADNHIDSMLLALRPGVLLARHAGLRDLLPQRLRAWKLIVPPEPDPGAFPVYDDEDLVLTSPYIDLNVLSIDEETVLVNEQCTGLIKTLEAEHFTVVPVRHRHRRLFGGGFHCFTLDTVRTGGCEEYL is encoded by the coding sequence ATGCGACTCTCCAGCCACGACGACTTCACGAGCCTGCGTGAGATCATCGTCGGCTCCGCCGCGAACTACCTGTCCCACGAACGCGATGTCACCTTCGAACTGTTCCACCACGAGAACCTGACCGGCTTCCGCTCGGACTGGGCCTACCCCCGGCTGGCGGCCCACGGCGGCGCCACACCGCAGTCCTGGCAGATCAAACACCGCTACGCCGAGGAGCTTCACGAGGACGTCGAGGACCTGGCGGCCACGCTCGCCTCGTTCGGCGTGACCGTCCACCGCCCGCTGCCGCTGCCGCCCGACGCGGCCCCGATCGCCGGGCTGGGCTGGCAGGCCGCACCCACCCCGGCGCTGAACATCCGGGACAACACGCTGATCCTCGGCGAGGAGATCATCGAGACACCGCCCGCGATCCGCTCCCGCTACCTGGAGACCCGGCTGCTCTCCCCCGTCTTCACCCACTACTGGCAGGCCGGCGCGACCTGGACCACGATGCCGCGTCCCACCCTCACCGACGTGTCGTTCGACCTGTCCTACGCCCGCGACGCGACCACCACCCTGGGCGGCCCCACCGAGTCGATCGACGCCCCGCAGCCCTCCTCCTACGACGTCGGCTTCGAGATGATGCTCGACGGCGCCCAGGTCCTGCGGCTGGGCCGCGACCTGGTGGTCAACATCGCCCAGGAGAACCACCGCCGAGGGGTGGACTGGCTGGAACGGCACCTGGGCGGCCGCTACCGCATCCACCGGGTCTGGCGGATGGCCGACAACCACATCGACAGCATGCTCCTCGCGCTCAGGCCGGGGGTGCTGCTGGCCCGGCACGCGGGGCTGCGCGACCTGCTCCCGCAGCGCCTGCGCGCCTGGAAGCTGATCGTGCCACCCGAGCCCGACCCCGGGGCGTTCCCCGTCTACGACGACGAGGACCTCGTGCTGACCAGCCCGTACATCGACCTGAACGTGCTGTCGATCGACGAGGAGACGGTCCTGGTGAACGAGCAGTGCACGGGCCTGATCAAGACCCTGGAGGCCGAGCACTTCACCGTCGTGCCCGTACGCCACCGGCACCGCCGCCTGTTCGGCGGCGGGTTCCACTGCTTCACCCTCGACACCGTCCGCACCGGCGGGTGCGAGGAGTACCTGTGA
- a CDS encoding ArsR/SmtB family transcription factor — protein sequence MTLLRLTPLALSRSRFALSPLAETLGAIRALSGYGGDPWLAAWHRRHRAAFSQALERDPFAAGLIGLLNATTWLPGFVAVPPPHGMRTTIAQELAQLRRATDEQVAGELKEAVVNGGVRQSLDGWLTGQDWGPRIAELLGTVWSRHVQPDWSRRRALLERDVTYRAGLLAAYGWPHALARMNRRSAWVGADAIRISDRPSPDRVVGDDGMLFVPVSQPRGTWLCESPPDRYALVYPARGAAAEPEPPHPARALRQLLGAGRAAILQELARPATSSELAEQLRLSLGTVGGHLAVLREANLVSRTRTGRRVVYLRTATGDLLASGVTAGASDAG from the coding sequence GTGACGTTACTGCGGTTGACGCCGCTGGCCCTGTCCCGGTCCCGGTTCGCGCTCTCGCCGCTGGCCGAGACGCTGGGCGCGATCCGGGCACTGAGCGGGTACGGCGGCGATCCGTGGCTGGCCGCCTGGCACCGCCGCCACCGGGCCGCCTTCAGCCAGGCCCTCGAGCGGGACCCGTTCGCCGCCGGGCTGATCGGGCTGCTGAACGCGACGACCTGGCTGCCCGGCTTCGTCGCCGTGCCGCCGCCGCACGGGATGCGGACCACCATCGCCCAGGAACTCGCCCAGCTGCGTCGGGCAACTGACGAGCAGGTGGCCGGCGAGCTGAAGGAGGCCGTGGTGAACGGCGGTGTCCGGCAGAGCCTGGACGGCTGGCTCACCGGCCAGGACTGGGGACCGCGGATCGCCGAGCTGCTGGGGACGGTGTGGAGCCGACACGTCCAGCCGGACTGGTCCCGCCGCCGGGCCCTGCTGGAGCGCGACGTCACCTACCGGGCCGGCCTGTTGGCCGCCTACGGGTGGCCGCACGCGCTGGCGCGGATGAACCGCCGCAGCGCCTGGGTCGGCGCCGACGCGATCCGGATCAGCGACCGGCCCTCGCCCGACCGGGTGGTCGGCGACGACGGCATGCTCTTCGTCCCGGTGAGCCAGCCGCGCGGCACCTGGCTGTGCGAGTCGCCACCGGACCGCTACGCCCTGGTCTACCCGGCCCGCGGCGCGGCGGCCGAGCCCGAACCACCCCACCCCGCCCGTGCTTTGCGACAGCTGCTCGGCGCCGGCCGCGCCGCGATCCTGCAGGAGCTCGCGCGCCCGGCGACCAGCAGCGAACTGGCCGAGCAGCTGCGGCTCTCGCTCGGCACCGTCGGCGGGCACCTGGCCGTACTCCGGGAGGCCAACCTGGTCAGCAGAACGCGCACCGGGCGCCGCGTGGTCTACCTGCGCACGGCCACCGGTGACCTGCTGGCGAGCGGGGTCACCGCGGGCGCCTCCGATGCCGGGTAG
- a CDS encoding cytochrome P450 has product MPHPARYDPLDPATLAHPYPVLAALRAAEPVSWHESMHCWLLTGYADCVAVLRDHELFARDRRRLGAEVPQPSLSVQSLDPPDQAEVRSLFMNALNAQDLPGIQGRAEQRLAHWLDGLDARPRFDVMAEIAVPLSLAVISDLLGVEEPDHSSFAQVSDAVMRSMDGGLDPSLVEPGRLARQQLSELVASWFRTSGRPGLLTHVRDHAAGQRDTGLDLFIRNTARVMFQGGYSTMVAAIGNVVHTLLTRPDVLERMRDPRLLQTGVDELVRFDGPVQGTSRIATRACELGGRKIDAGQTVTVLLAAANHDPVQFTEPGRLLLDRSPNRHLGFGWGTHSCIGTTAAQMALRALVRGLLAHPAPLRAAGAAVRRRTATMRAFDVLPATFGPGGTAGRR; this is encoded by the coding sequence ATGCCGCACCCGGCCCGGTACGACCCGCTCGACCCCGCGACACTGGCGCACCCCTACCCGGTGCTGGCCGCACTACGGGCTGCCGAGCCCGTGTCCTGGCACGAGTCCATGCACTGCTGGCTGCTCACCGGGTACGCCGACTGCGTTGCCGTGCTGCGCGACCACGAGCTCTTCGCCCGTGACCGCCGACGGCTGGGTGCCGAGGTGCCGCAGCCTTCGCTGAGCGTGCAGTCGCTGGACCCGCCGGACCAGGCCGAGGTGCGCTCGCTGTTCATGAACGCCCTGAACGCCCAGGACCTGCCCGGCATCCAGGGCCGTGCCGAGCAGCGGCTCGCCCACTGGCTCGACGGGCTCGACGCGCGGCCGCGGTTCGACGTGATGGCCGAGATCGCGGTGCCGCTGTCGTTGGCGGTGATCTCCGACCTGCTGGGCGTCGAGGAGCCCGACCACTCCTCGTTCGCCCAGGTCTCCGACGCGGTCATGCGCAGCATGGACGGCGGTCTCGATCCCTCACTGGTCGAGCCCGGCCGACTGGCCCGCCAGCAGCTCAGCGAACTGGTCGCCTCCTGGTTTCGCACCAGCGGCCGCCCCGGGCTGCTCACCCACGTGCGCGACCACGCGGCCGGGCAGCGGGACACCGGGCTGGACCTGTTCATCAGGAACACCGCCCGGGTGATGTTCCAGGGCGGCTACAGCACGATGGTCGCGGCCATCGGCAACGTCGTCCACACCCTGCTCACCCGTCCCGACGTCCTGGAGCGGATGCGGGACCCCAGGCTGCTGCAGACCGGGGTCGACGAACTGGTGCGCTTCGACGGGCCGGTGCAGGGGACCAGCCGGATCGCCACCCGGGCGTGCGAGCTCGGCGGGCGCAAGATCGACGCAGGTCAGACGGTGACGGTGCTGCTGGCCGCGGCCAACCACGACCCGGTGCAGTTCACCGAGCCCGGTCGGCTGCTCCTGGACCGCTCACCCAACCGGCACCTCGGCTTCGGCTGGGGCACCCACTCCTGCATCGGCACCACGGCCGCGCAGATGGCACTGCGGGCCCTGGTCCGCGGCCTGCTCGCGCATCCGGCACCGCTGCGGGCGGCCGGTGCGGCGGTGCGGCGCCGCACCGCCACGATGCGGGCCTTCGACGTCCTGCCCGCCACCTTCGGCCCCGGTGGCACCGCCGGCCGCCGCTGA
- a CDS encoding aspartyl/asparaginyl beta-hydroxylase domain-containing protein: protein MTATEPTRPEPARPKAALPEPALSGAAPHGVARSKPALPEAARLRPEFDAGRLVTELAGVTGHSWDLQRISASGGGIGQAATVDWRVLPLRSVGGDPQRTDPGGPGPLEFAPTPWLDRLPYLRAILDSIPAPLNAVRLMALGPGAVSRAHHDPKYRLDQGLVRLHIPIVTQPEAVIVLDGVEHCWQPGSFWYGDFSRTHLVRNTGPATRVHTVIDALLTRELADYFPAEFRSALAEADVLFNQLPTADAAHVGPPSRLPRFIQLPSGFTDFDAEPFDGPPRPARLEATGGQLTLATADRAFALLPAGPDELRFAGWSEQRTLHLAAGEVVLRSRRGRRLAEYRVPDGEPSH from the coding sequence ATGACTGCAACCGAGCCGACGCGGCCAGAACCGGCACGGCCCAAGGCCGCGCTGCCCGAGCCGGCGCTGTCCGGGGCGGCACCGCACGGGGTGGCGCGCTCCAAGCCGGCGCTGCCCGAAGCGGCCAGGCTCCGGCCCGAGTTCGACGCCGGCCGCCTGGTGACGGAGCTGGCCGGCGTCACGGGTCACAGCTGGGACCTCCAGCGGATCTCCGCCTCCGGAGGCGGGATCGGCCAGGCCGCCACCGTCGACTGGCGGGTGCTGCCGCTGCGCAGCGTCGGCGGCGACCCGCAGCGCACCGACCCCGGCGGCCCCGGGCCCCTCGAGTTCGCCCCGACGCCCTGGCTGGATCGACTGCCGTATCTGCGCGCGATCCTCGACTCGATCCCGGCACCACTCAACGCGGTGCGCCTGATGGCGCTCGGCCCCGGCGCCGTCTCCCGAGCGCACCACGACCCCAAGTACCGCCTGGACCAAGGCCTGGTCCGCCTGCACATCCCGATCGTCACCCAGCCCGAGGCGGTGATCGTCCTCGACGGGGTGGAACACTGCTGGCAGCCGGGCAGCTTCTGGTACGGGGACTTCTCCCGCACGCACCTGGTGCGCAACACCGGCCCGGCCACCCGGGTGCACACGGTCATCGACGCGCTGCTGACGCGCGAGCTCGCCGACTACTTCCCAGCGGAGTTCCGCTCCGCGCTGGCCGAGGCGGACGTGCTGTTCAACCAGCTGCCCACAGCCGACGCAGCCCACGTCGGACCGCCTTCCCGTCTCCCACGATTCATCCAACTCCCCTCCGGTTTCACCGATTTCGACGCGGAGCCGTTCGACGGACCGCCTCGCCCGGCACGCCTCGAAGCGACCGGCGGACAGCTGACCCTGGCCACCGCCGACCGGGCCTTCGCCCTGCTCCCGGCCGGGCCCGACGAACTCCGCTTCGCCGGCTGGAGCGAGCAGCGCACGCTGCACCTCGCGGCGGGCGAGGTCGTGCTGCGCAGCCGCCGCGGGCGCCGCCTCGCCGAGTACCGCGTCCCGGACGGCGAACCGTCCCACTGA
- a CDS encoding MFS transporter: MRLPLPLLRQADFRWFYTGQAVSLLGTSMAPIALAFAVLDASKNPGDLGIVLTARMVPMLASLLVGGATADRFSRRTVLVAANTGSALTQGTVAVLLLSGHYSLFAVATLEALNGVLAAFTTPALRGVAPELVSTEQLQQANSLLSSTRNATKIVGPSLAGLIVAASGGGAAIALDAASYLFAAGCLTRLRVSSPIPPRSTGLLADIRSGWGEYRRIRWVWLVSATFCLMNLVQTGTWQILGPQLTKQLSGEMTWGLVLSARGAGLLVMSTVMYRLRLRRLLATGQLMSALGALPLLALGARLDAGWLIAAAFVAGIGSAVASISWDTSLQEHVPPYALSRVSSYDDLLSYLAIPIGQLSVGPLAHAYGGFRITAVTGVFYALAAVVPLSFAAVRQLPHALPEREPVAPAVAEPAAAGPPGPAAG, from the coding sequence GTGCGCTTACCACTTCCACTGCTGCGTCAGGCCGACTTCCGCTGGTTCTACACCGGGCAGGCGGTCTCCCTGCTCGGTACTTCGATGGCACCGATCGCGCTGGCGTTCGCGGTTCTGGACGCCTCCAAGAACCCGGGGGACCTCGGCATCGTCCTCACCGCCCGGATGGTGCCGATGCTGGCGTCGCTGCTGGTGGGCGGCGCCACCGCCGACCGGTTCTCCCGGCGGACGGTGCTGGTCGCCGCCAACACCGGATCGGCGCTCACCCAGGGCACCGTCGCCGTGCTCCTGCTCTCCGGTCACTACTCGCTTTTCGCCGTCGCCACGCTGGAGGCGCTCAACGGCGTGCTGGCCGCCTTCACCACGCCGGCGCTGCGCGGGGTGGCCCCGGAGCTGGTCAGCACCGAGCAGCTCCAACAGGCCAACTCCCTGCTGTCGTCCACCCGCAACGCCACCAAGATCGTCGGCCCGAGCCTGGCCGGGCTGATCGTCGCGGCCAGCGGCGGCGGGGCGGCCATCGCCCTGGACGCCGCCAGCTACCTGTTCGCCGCCGGCTGCCTGACCCGGCTGCGGGTCTCCAGCCCGATCCCGCCGCGCTCCACGGGCCTGCTGGCCGACATCCGCAGCGGCTGGGGCGAGTACCGCCGGATCCGCTGGGTGTGGCTGGTGTCGGCCACTTTCTGCCTGATGAACCTGGTGCAGACGGGCACCTGGCAGATCCTGGGCCCGCAGTTGACCAAGCAGCTCAGCGGCGAGATGACCTGGGGGCTGGTGCTCAGCGCCCGGGGTGCGGGCCTGCTGGTGATGAGCACCGTGATGTACCGGCTGAGGCTGCGGCGCCTGCTGGCGACCGGACAGCTGATGAGCGCGCTCGGGGCGCTGCCGCTGCTGGCGCTCGGCGCGCGGCTGGACGCCGGCTGGCTGATCGCGGCCGCGTTCGTGGCCGGCATCGGCTCCGCCGTCGCCAGCATCAGCTGGGACACCTCCCTGCAGGAGCACGTCCCGCCCTACGCGCTCTCCCGGGTCTCCTCCTACGACGATCTGCTCTCCTATCTCGCGATCCCGATCGGACAGCTCAGCGTCGGCCCGCTCGCCCACGCCTACGGCGGTTTCCGGATCACCGCCGTCACCGGCGTCTTCTACGCCCTCGCCGCGGTGGTCCCGCTCTCCTTCGCCGCCGTGCGGCAGTTGCCGCACGCGCTGCCCGAACGGGAGCCGGTGGCGCCAGCCGTCGCCGAGCCGGCCGCTGCCGGTCCGCCCGGACCGGCAGCGGGCTGA
- a CDS encoding oxidoreductase: MTNNQEAAQARRWLITGANSGFGSAFARAALAAGDIVIAGVRRPETMAALIAEFPGRITAVQLDVTNAEQCAQAVKNTVEEHGQIDVLVNNAGYGVVGAIEETSEEELRGAMEVMFFGAMRLTRLVLPHMRARRSGTIVQVTSMGGMLSFPGVGAYSATKGALELASEALAGEVAPLGINVLIVEPGAFRTEFAGPSLQSANVIEDYEPTVGAVRAALSGSHGQQPGDPAKAAAALLATLELPELPLRLALGEDAVTAIRGKLAAVGADLDATAELSLSTAADN, translated from the coding sequence ATGACGAACAATCAGGAAGCTGCCCAGGCACGCCGTTGGCTGATCACGGGTGCCAACAGCGGATTCGGGTCCGCCTTCGCGCGGGCCGCCCTGGCGGCCGGCGACATCGTGATCGCCGGGGTGCGGCGGCCGGAGACCATGGCGGCGCTGATCGCCGAGTTCCCGGGGCGGATCACGGCGGTGCAGTTGGACGTGACCAACGCCGAGCAGTGCGCGCAGGCGGTGAAGAACACCGTCGAGGAGCACGGGCAGATCGACGTGCTGGTCAACAACGCGGGCTACGGAGTCGTCGGCGCCATCGAGGAGACCAGCGAGGAGGAGCTGCGCGGCGCGATGGAGGTGATGTTCTTCGGCGCGATGCGGCTCACCCGCCTGGTCCTGCCGCACATGCGGGCCCGGCGCAGCGGGACGATCGTGCAGGTCACCAGCATGGGCGGGATGCTCTCCTTCCCCGGTGTCGGCGCCTACAGCGCCACCAAGGGCGCGCTGGAGCTGGCCAGCGAGGCGCTGGCCGGCGAGGTCGCACCGCTGGGGATCAACGTGCTGATCGTCGAACCGGGCGCCTTCCGCACCGAGTTCGCCGGTCCGTCCCTGCAGTCCGCGAACGTGATCGAGGACTACGAGCCCACCGTCGGCGCCGTCCGGGCCGCCCTCTCCGGCAGCCACGGCCAGCAACCGGGCGACCCGGCCAAGGCGGCGGCCGCGCTGCTCGCCACCCTGGAGCTGCCCGAGCTCCCGCTGCGGCTGGCCCTGGGTGAGGACGCGGTCACCGCGATCCGCGGCAAGCTGGCGGCGGTGGGCGCCGACCTGGACGCCACGGCCGAACTCAGCCTGAGTACGGCGGCCGACAACTGA